A region from the Vanacampus margaritifer isolate UIUO_Vmar chromosome 5, RoL_Vmar_1.0, whole genome shotgun sequence genome encodes:
- the LOC144052297 gene encoding chitinase-3-like protein 2 produces the protein MYNLILLAGLCAIIAQLEAAPRNLVCTYQKTSSSITANPFDIVAHIDPHLCTHVVFSSVKPNPLMVIPSQSDSNEFQIFNSLKISNPNLKTLLEVDLTGLNTNNIFAPANRAIFIQSVIDILIIEPFDGVNIVWVLKVDVNLPSDKQRFTLLMKELKAALGRDLLTASVSAVQLEINQSYEVLLLARIVDFFNVITFDRDRTPVPPVSGPAPFPNAQSSMQYWFSQGAPKEKLNMGIASYGLDTNPSANPSIKAKYEVRCETSPPPTTISVDSDATIQAKVKYIVNANFGGAFVQSLDLDDFNGIFCGQGQYPVIRQIRNII, from the exons ATGTACAATTTGATTCTTCTGGCAG GTCTGTGCGCCATCATCGCTCAGTTGG AAGCGGCACCAAGAAATCTGGTGTGCACCTATCAGAAGACCTCCAGTTCAATAACAGCAAACCCCTTCGATATTGTGGCGCACATCGATCCGCACCTGTGCACTCATGTCGTCTTCAGCTCTGTCAAGCCCAACCCGCTAATGGTCATCCCAAGCCAGAGTGACAGCAACGAATTTCAAATATTCAACAGCCTCAAGATCAG CAACCCGAACCTTAAAACCCTTTTGGAAGTCGATCTGACTGGCTTGAATACCAACAACAT ATTCGCACCAGCAAACAGGGCCATTTTTATCCAGTCTGTAATTGACATCCTGATCATTGAGCCTTTCGACGGCGTCAACATCGTGTGGGTGTTAAAAGTTGATGTCAATCTACCAAGTGACAAGCAAAGGTTCACACTTCTCATGAAG GAATTGAAAGCCGCGCTGGGTAGGGACCTGCTCACCGCAAGCGTCTCAGCTGTGCAACTCGAAATCAACCAAAGTTATGAAGTCCTATTACTTGCCAG GATTGTCGACTTCTTCAATGTGATAACCTTCGACCGTGATAGAACTCCTGTTCCACCTGTCAGTGGCCCAGCTCCATTCCCCAATGCA CAATCTTCAATGCAGTACTGGTTCAGCCAGGGTGCACCAAAAGAAAAGCTCAACATGGGAATCGCTTCGTATGGTTTGGACACAAACCCCTCCGCTAATCCGAGTATCAAGGCCAAATACGAGGTAAGATGTGAAACT AGTCCACCTCCAACGACAATTAGCGTCGACAGTGATGCGACCATTCAGGCCaag GTCAAGTACATCGTAAATGCTAACTTTGGAGGAGCCTTTGTCCAGTCTCTGGACCTGGATGACTTCAATGGAATCTTCTGCGGTCAAGGTCAATATCCTGTCATCCGCCAGATCAGGAACATAATATAA